The Seriola aureovittata isolate HTS-2021-v1 ecotype China chromosome 7, ASM2101889v1, whole genome shotgun sequence genome includes the window TTCACTGCAGGCATCTTCAGGGAGACCTTTCATAGTCTAAGTAGAGTCCAGACAGATGTCCTCTATCCCTCCCTCAACACGCGTACCTTTGACCAGCCGTCCACTGAAGCACAAGGCCTTGAAGGGCTGCTCCCTGAGGAAACCTCctgcctgtttctctctctgaaccGATATGAGAGAAAGAAGAATCTGGGCTTGGCTCTGGAGGCTCTGGCAGCCCTGAGGAGCAGCCTTCCTCCAGGCCAGAGAGCAGGCATTCACTTGGTGGTGGCGGGGGGCTATGATGACCGAGTTACTGAGAATGTTGAACATTACACTGAACTGAAAGAGCTGGCAGCGCAGCTCCATTTGGAGGACTGTGTCACTTTCTTGCGCTCCCCTTCTGATTCACTGAAGGTGGCGCTGCTGCGGGGCAGCGCCGCTGTGCTCTACACCCCGAGCAGAGAGCATTTTGGTATAGTTCCCGTTGAGGCCATGTACTGCTGCTGCCCTGTTATCGCTGTGAACTCTGGGGGCCCCCTGGAGAGCGTGGCAGACCAGGAAACGGGCTTCTTGTGTGAGCCCACAGCTGAAGCCTTCTCTAAGGCCATGGAGAGGCTCGTCAGGGAGCCACAGCTCCGCAGGGACATGGGACAAGCTGGAAGGAGGAGGGTACAAGATAAGTTCTCTCTTCAGGCCTTCTCAGACCAGCTGTATGGGTACATTGTCAGGCTGAGCCAGTGATGTGAAGCTGGAGGAGAGGCAAGAGAAAACCAGTGAAATTGTGGAAAAACGATCCTCTGCTGAACTGTGAAACTGAAGACTGGGGTCTGAGTTGAAGTGGATGTCTTCTAACAGAgaatgtatgtgtatatgtgcaggTAGGTGGTGGGGTATTATGAGGACTTAGAGGACAATTAATCAGCATTCCCTTGCAGTGGttgctgagaggaaaaaaaggatggaATCTCTATACTAATTAAGAAAAGAGTAACGAGTTTACCTACCCTATCTCTGGAAAAATACCACCCCTGCAAGTGTGTACGAGCGTTCGTGTGTAATTGTGCATGTGTAGCAGCGTGGCAACCAAGAGCCTAGCAAATGAGTGTACCAAAAGGATTGATTGTTAGAGTGAAATGTTTTGcactgtgtatgttttttttcttgcttttctacAGtagtctttgtctttgtgtgtttgggggttgaagaagaagaatgtagTTACAACTATGTGCCATCAGGCAGTACACAGTCTCAGATCGATAAACAAGATGCTTTCCGCTACTTCCTGTCCACCCAGAGCTTAGCTTCACAAGATGCTGACAGAGAGTGTTTTGCTTTATTAGAGGTCTGGCTGATGGGCAGTGTGCCTGTGTCTGGGTCATTATCAGCGAGGAGAATAGCAGAAGGTCATTGTGTCTGCGCACTGGCCTCCTCAGCCCTCCTACTGTATAGAAATGCTCTTATTGACATTCCTGAAGTCTTAATAAACAAGAGGACAAATAGTTTCCTGACTCTTATGggctttgctttgttgttaaGTTTTTTTGGCCTTTAATAGAGTTTGCTAAGGACTTTGTGGGTGAgtgaagagacacagaaacattgTTAATGCTGTGAACATATTTTATTGTGCCTTGAGTTGTTAAATGAAACATTCTCAAAGTAGCAgtgagggatttttttttattttcctcattaaCTAAGTTAGTGTTACAGAGGTGCATGAGAGGCACCACAGAGGATCTCAAGTTTCTGTCTCCATCCGTTGCTGCATTATCATTTGCAGAGTTTCAGTTGTATCTGTATGCGcttcattctttttcttaaaGGGAATCTAAAAAAGAGTAAAGAATTGGAACATTAAATTGGAGGCTGCAGCTTATGATTATTTGATTGATAATTGATTCacctgctgattattttcttgattaatcaattagactataaaacataacaatacaGTGAAAAATGGCCATCATATTATCCTAGAGCACAAGGTGATTCCACtgaatgtcttgttttgtttgagcaACAATcgatacaataaaatatgtataaaaaaatagaaaagcagcaaattctcatttgagaacctggaaccatcaaatgttttgGTATTACTTGAGAAATTACTTTAACGATGAATCAGTTAGCAATATAGTTTAGATTAATATTCTTTCAATTGGATCTCCACAATAAATTACAGGTTGACTGCTTATAGACCTAATATACCACATCACTCAGTCACTGTCACTTAAGTATGGCTGAACTCACCTGGTTGCACACTGCGTAGCCATGTCGAACAAACGTGGCGAAATGCTCACTGTTGAAGTTCATGAGGTCGTACTTGAACTCCTGGTGGAGAAAAGTCTCACAGCGATGTGTCATCATCTCCAGTGGTGATGGAACcaggttgtggttgttgttgttgacccTGATTCGAGTTGCTGGAGGCACTTTGATATCCGTAATGCACTGCTTGCAGACTTTGGTCTTCTTCAGAACACGATCACCATTCGACTTTGGAACCATTTGTTGAATGAAGCTGCGGCAGGCTTTCTGTGTCATGTTTTCATCTAGAGATAGATAAGAGTGAAAACGATGAAAATAAATCTGGTGTATTTAAGTTTTTagagaagttttatttttagaaaaataaataaataaattctgccAGAGTGaatagcagaaaaaaacatttgtagcTAACTTGAGAAAAACTAATTGGTTAAAATAAagtcacatttctgtttcttaCCTCCTACCCCAAAATGGATAACATGGCCTTCTCCAACATAAACACCCCAAAGAGACAATCCCAGTAATGGGTTCACAAACTCAATCAGGTCTCCAATCTCTGCTGTGGACACACTCTGATCAATCTGAAGACAAACAGATTAGAAGTTCGAGCAGTTTACTGTTTCCAcatgcctttttttctttctgcttgcTTTACTCATTGAATTCAAACGAgaaaaactttatatttatgatggaaatctgggaaaaaaaagaggaaggacgTGAAATTGAATAATGTGTCTGATTTTAATAGCTACCTGTAACATTAAAGGACGTTACAAGAGAAGAGAATGAGTGAGACAATATTCAGCAAACAATCTGGAGCTTAGCACTAAGGAATGACTCAGTAGGCTATGTAATAAAACTGTATTCGTACTGTATGTAGAGGAGGTCTTAATGTTGAGAATAATTACACGAAAAATTAGAACTATAATAGTTTTTTAAGTGCTTGTatctgaaattattttataatgaagTGTTCCTGTTTATATCACGTCTTATACAGGAAAACATGGCCGGCAAGCATAAACAAGCACATGCCTTGTTAGGACTATAGGGAGGTACTGCTGTATGAAGATAAAAAGTATCTGGATATATTGATTAATGCTCACCTGTTGTCGTGTCATTTGGGGAAAAATGCTGTTCCAGTTTCCCAAAAGATCCATTGTTGCTGTGAGCTGGAGTCAACAGACAGActaaagtgtgtttttgaaatattaagaCGCCGTAATCAGGTTGTGTAAAATGCCGTCACAAGTGCAGTCACAGATAGCCTTGACTGTAACTGTTTCAGGATGATAGGCAACCTAATATGTTACCTATTAATCTAATATATGCTGTAATATGCTGTCAGACACTATGAGCCTCaatcatatttcatattcagaaatatttgtttctgtcatttgtctcagtttgtttaaaatgtgtggCTCACCTGCACTTAGTTTTCAATTCCCACATCTCATATTGATTCAGACATTTCTGAATAATCTGAGTCAATTTCAAAAGCTGAAACGCAAAGAAACCAGCAGTAATACAGCTTGTTTTTCAAAACTGCAAATTATTTGTCCCTATAGGTCCAATTAGTGTCGATGGCcttggtttcatttaaaatagaTAATCAGGTTTGGAATATCACAGAGATATGTCAATTTATGTATGTgagcttcatattttcttatgtgtgaaaatagaataaaaaaaaaaaagtttttatttaatattcgGTCTAGGTTGAAAATCCCAGCTCTATACttaaaactgtgactgtgatttgttttgttgttggttgtttgATCGGTCACTGTTTGGCCATTCAATAGCAGACACAGATTAATTGTTGCTAATCTACCCCGTAAATAAATAAGATTCATTATGAGATACTTATTGACATTTTAGGGTAGTTTTTAGAAATTTGCCTTGTGAGCACctatatatgttttatgtacAATATAAGACATGAAACATGGTAAAAGTTGGTAGTAGTGCATAAAACATAATTGAAGACAATATGCGAGTGTAGCATTAGTGACTTAGCTCTGTGGATAGAG containing:
- the alg2 gene encoding alpha-1,3/1,6-mannosyltransferase ALG2; amino-acid sequence: MARVVFLHPDLGIGGAERLVVDAAVALKAQGCSVQIWTAHYDPTHCFSETLDPDLPVVCVGDWLPTGVFGYLHALCAYLRMIYVALYLVFLSGVEYDVIFCDQVSVCIPVLRLSRHRKKVLFYCHFPDQLLTQRKSTLKKLYRAPIDWLEEYTTGMADMILVNSQFTAGIFRETFHSLSRVQTDVLYPSLNTRTFDQPSTEAQGLEGLLPEETSCLFLSLNRYERKKNLGLALEALAALRSSLPPGQRAGIHLVVAGGYDDRVTENVEHYTELKELAAQLHLEDCVTFLRSPSDSLKVALLRGSAAVLYTPSREHFGIVPVEAMYCCCPVIAVNSGGPLESVADQETGFLCEPTAEAFSKAMERLVREPQLRRDMGQAGRRRVQDKFSLQAFSDQLYGYIVRLSQ
- the LOC130172182 gene encoding phospholipase A and acyltransferase 4-like; amino-acid sequence: MDLLGNWNSIFPQMTRQQIDQSVSTAEIGDLIEFVNPLLGLSLWGVYVGEGHVIHFGVGDENMTQKACRSFIQQMVPKSNGDRVLKKTKVCKQCITDIKVPPATRIRVNNNNHNLVPSPLEMMTHRCETFLHQEFKYDLMNFNSEHFATFVRHGYAVCNQIPFKKKNEAHTDTTETLQMIMQQRMETET